The Watersipora subatra chromosome 1, tzWatSuba1.1, whole genome shotgun sequence genome has a window encoding:
- the LOC137386101 gene encoding sperm microtubule associated protein 2-like encodes MAVAGAEERRIDHLAKHKPIPAGHVNDRRSVYWVDREPLGPPTVMAMTPRLEGLAKHRSLVGEYRFNRERNRYLAREPFYKEIKQTSKNIPEASPRIEALSEHKEAHTHYAYDRDLPMQTSENVPESTERINTLAKSKTELWTKQRKWLNPDQFYDFLPQPVSKAAKTTTATPRVESLAEHKIVSASFQPERPVRWPIEEQALKINATLRVCQLARPRSRTMIRDDGWDPYVVSKAARYAQVTPRLEELSTPLPRKIRSKLAVKA; translated from the exons ATGGCGGTAGCAG GAGCAGAAGAGAGAAGGATAGACCATTTAGCTAAACACAAACCGATACCAGCCGGTCATGTCAACGATAG GCGAAGTGTGTATTGGGTTGACAGAGAACCACTGGGACCACCCACAGTTATGG CTATGACTCCTCGACTAGAAGGTCTCGCTAAACATCGCTCGCTTGTTGGAGAATACAGATTCAACAG AGAAAGGAACCGTTACCTTGCTAGAGAACCATTTTACAAAGAGATCAAACAAACAAGTAAAAATATTCCAGAGGCTAGTCCAAGAATAGAGGCACTGTCAGAACACAAAGAGGCGCACACGCATTATGCGTATGATCGAGATCTTCCGATGCAAACAAGCGAGAATGTTCCAGAATCGACGGAAAGGATAAACACCTTAGCTAA GTCTAAGACAGAACTTTGGACCAAACAACGCAAGTGGCTCAACCCTGATCAATTCTATGACTTTCTTCCTCAGCCAGTTAGTAAAGCTGCGAAGACAACAACAGCCACGCCTCGTGTGGAGTCATTAGCAGAACATAAAATCGTCTCTGCATCTTTCCAGCCTGAAAGGCCTGTCAG GTGGCCGATTGAAGAAcaagctttaaaaataaatgctaCCCTACGGGTTTGCCAACTGGCTCGGCCCAGAAGCCGAACTATGATTAGGGATGATGGATGGGACCCATATGTAGTGTCCAAAGCAGCTAGATATGCTCAGGTTACTCCAAGGCTAGAGGAGCTGTCAACACCTCTTCCTCGAAAAATCCGATCAAAATTAGCAGTGAAGGCGTAA
- the LOC137385461 gene encoding uncharacterized protein isoform X1 — translation MSNSEELRPWRFEPDALSEEEDPQQNQTSQQELIPPATEWCVCKRCQDMPSLPECLCCHDAEFAHRLHDRGEHECLCTHPGVDELVAPAPLELGWNNYLRYHNNLFPFGEPSPNARKRLCAYRNLVFWLMPQIRRGERRPLPACLVSKIRALFPPTDDEEEFADYIFKGFCYGDEETQRL, via the exons atgtcaaattctgaagagttaagaccctggcgtttcgagcctgacgctctatctgaagaagaagatcctcaacagaatcaaacctcccagcaa gagctaataccaccggctacagagtggtgtgtctgcaagcgttGTCAAGatatgccatctcttcctgaatgtttgtgctgtcacgatgctgagtttgcgcatcgtctccatgaccgcggggagcatgaatgcctgtgtacgcatcctggtgtggacgaactggtagcgcctgcaccccttgagttggggtggaataattacctgcgatatcata ataatctattcccatttggagagccatcgccaaatgctcggaaaaggttatgtgcataccgcaatcttgtgttttggcttatgccgcaaattcgtcgcggtgagcgacggcctctacctgcctgcctggtgtctaagattcgggctcttttcccaccaacagatgatgaagaagagtttgcagactacatcttcaagggcttctgctatggcgatgaagagactcaacgactttga
- the LOC137385461 gene encoding uncharacterized protein isoform X2, with translation MSNSEELRPWRFEPDALSEEEDPQQNQTSQQELIPPATEWCVCKRCQDMPSLPECLCCHDAEFAHRLHDRGEHECLCTHPGVDELVAPAPLELGWNNYLRYHKANAVAWYRDVQERQKTEVLRKASARKQ, from the exons atgtcaaattctgaagagttaagaccctggcgtttcgagcctgacgctctatctgaagaagaagatcctcaacagaatcaaacctcccagcaa gagctaataccaccggctacagagtggtgtgtctgcaagcgttGTCAAGatatgccatctcttcctgaatgtttgtgctgtcacgatgctgagtttgcgcatcgtctccatgaccgcggggagcatgaatgcctgtgtacgcatcctggtgtggacgaactggtagcgcctgcaccccttgagttggggtggaataattacctgcgatatcata aggcaaacgctgtggcttggtatcgcgatgttcaggagcgtcagaaaacggaggttctgcgtaaggcatccgccagaaaacagtga
- the LOC137386103 gene encoding myotrophin-like isoform X2 yields MSGIVWSVKNGDLKAVMQMGASVNEMSEGRYPLHFAADYGQLEVLNYLISKGADVNAEDKYGITPLLSAIFEGHESCVEALLKKGADKNKKHDGRTYYECAETDAVKLLLK; encoded by the exons ATGTCTGGCATAGTCTGGAGTGTAAAGAATGGTGACTTGAAGGCTGTGATGCAAATG GGCGCTAGTGTGAATGAAATGTCAGAAGGCAGATATCCATTGCATTTTGCAGCTGATTACGGCCAACTTGAAGTTCTCAACTACTTGATCTCTAAAGGCGCTGATGTTAAT GCTGAAGACAAATATGGGATAACACCTCTTCTGAGTGCAATATTTGAAGGTCATGAGTCTTGTGTGGAGGCCCTGTTGAAAAAG GGTGCGGATAAGAACAAAAAGCATGATGGTCGAACATATTACGAATGTGCCGAGACTGATGCTGTAAAACTGCTGCTGAAATAG
- the LOC137386103 gene encoding myotrophin-like isoform X1: MSGIVWSVKNGDLKAVMQMVDEGASVNEMSEGRYPLHFAADYGQLEVLNYLISKGADVNAEDKYGITPLLSAIFEGHESCVEALLKKGADKNKKHDGRTYYECAETDAVKLLLK, encoded by the exons ATGTCTGGCATAGTCTGGAGTGTAAAGAATGGTGACTTGAAGGCTGTGATGCAAATGGTTGATGAG GGCGCTAGTGTGAATGAAATGTCAGAAGGCAGATATCCATTGCATTTTGCAGCTGATTACGGCCAACTTGAAGTTCTCAACTACTTGATCTCTAAAGGCGCTGATGTTAAT GCTGAAGACAAATATGGGATAACACCTCTTCTGAGTGCAATATTTGAAGGTCATGAGTCTTGTGTGGAGGCCCTGTTGAAAAAG GGTGCGGATAAGAACAAAAAGCATGATGGTCGAACATATTACGAATGTGCCGAGACTGATGCTGTAAAACTGCTGCTGAAATAG